A single genomic interval of Fusarium verticillioides 7600 chromosome 8, whole genome shotgun sequence harbors:
- a CDS encoding GPI ethanolamine phosphate transferase 1 yields the protein MAGFSRIGFMAIAVAFHLVYIFSIFDIYFVSPIVSGMRLFNVERTGDSPKAPADRLVLFVGDGLRADKAFQAHPEPYPESDEDLVPRPLAPYLRSRVLEHGTFGVSHTRVPTESRPGHVALIAGLYEDVSAVATGWKMNPVNFDSVFNRSRHTWSWGSPDILPMFQHGAVPGRVDAFAYGAELEDFSKDATELDYWVFDHVKDFFAAAATNETLNTALREDKVVFFLHLLGLDTTGHSYRPYSKEYLHNIKVVDQGVKEMVELIEGFYADDRTAFVFTADHGMTDWGSHGDGHPNNTRTPLISWGSGVATPELHPDSIAPGHDEYSSDWNLDHIRRHDVAQADVAALMSYLIGAEFPANGVGQLPLNFLSANIKEKAQASLVNAQVILEQYRIKEESKRNVELRYQAYGPLSNENIGPEQRITHIRSLIDAGQFEEAIEESDALMEIGLQGLRYLQTYDWLFLRALITVGYLGWMTYATTTVLSLYVVQESIPPQRTLFGSAFFSSVLVALYSSFVVSKSPLAYYLYAFFPVLFWEEVYARRASVAKGFKTLFGNIKSGGAVAALIFNVVLYFGIIQSLAIGYIHREVLTGLFVLGAFWPTTMGVSFLKSHVFLTLLWFFSCLAMSTFTLLPAMKVEDVSLILIGGGLMTVIGLAYLVLEDFILSDFTTFKSKSKRLHTSRTLLGTQIGLIVLAMLVTHSSATSLQAKLGLPRGNQVVGWAVLVVSLLMPLAYRLQPNSHYMHRLAIIFLTCAPTFIILTISYEGLFYVAFSVTLLAWVRLEYAVHAFSKGGAQSEAAVAEQQKRELGTFRPLTLSDARIALFFMVLLQSAFFSTGNIASISSFSLESVSRLIPVFDPFSQGALLILKIIIPFFLISANLGVLNKRLGVAPSALFMVVLTVSDVLTLYFFWVVKDEGSWLEIGSTITHFAIASFLCVFVAALELVSAAFIAGIEVEHERPAVANGIKPETNGKVPSKSLAG from the exons ATGGCTGGTTTCAGCCGCATTGGCTTCATGGCTATTGCGGTCGCTTTCCATTTGGTCTATATCTTTTCCATCTTCGACATTTACTTTGTCAGCCCGATTGTCTCAGGCATGCGATTATTCAATGTTGAGCGTACAGGCGACTCTCCAAAGGCTCCTGCAGATCGCCTTGTACTATTTGTTG GCGACGGTTTGCGGGCCGACAAAGCATTTCAAGCCCACCCGGAACCATACCCCGAGTCCGATGAAGACCTCGTCCCTCGTCCGCTAGCTCCTTACCTTCGTTCCCGAGTGCTTGAGCATGGAACTTTTGGCGTATCACATACTCGTGTGCCAACGGAATCCCGACCCGGCCATGTGGCCCTCATTGCCGGCTTGTATGAGGATGTATCTGCGGTTGCCACAGGATGGAAAATGAACCCGGTCAATTTCGATAGTGTTTTCAACCGCAGCCGACATACCTGGAGTTGGGGGAGTCCCGATATTCTGCCAATGTTCCAACATGGGGCTGTTCCGGGAAGGGTGGATGCCTTTGCATATggagctgagcttgaggattTCTCTAAAGATGCTACGGAGCTTGATTACTGGGTGTTCGACCATGTCAAGGACTTCTTCGCCGCGGCAGCGACGAACGAGACCCTCAATACTGCTCTTCGCGAGGACAAAgtggtcttcttcctccatctgctAGGTCTGGATACTACTGGGCACTCTTACCGGCCCTACTCTAAAGAATACCTGCACAATATAAAGGTAGTTGATCAAGGTGTGAAGGAGATggtcgagctcatcgaggGCTTCTATGCCGATGACCGGACTGCATTCGTCTTCACAGCCGACCACGGCATGACAGACTGGGGTAGTCATGGCGATGGACACCCTAACAATACCAGAACTCCCCTCATATCATGGGGTTCGGGAGTCGCCACTCCCGAGTTGCATCCGGACAGTATTGCCcctggccatgatgagtaCTCTTCAGACTGGAATCTGGACCATATTCGGAGACATGATGTTGCTCAGGCTGATGTCGCGGCGTTGATGTCGTATCTCATCGGCGCTGAGTTTCCAGCGAACGGTGTGGGCCAACTCCCTTTAAACTTCCTATCTGCGAACATAAAAGAAAAGGCACAAGCTTCCCTGGTCAATGCTCAGGTCATCCTTGAGCAATACCGTATAAAGGAAGAGAGCAAGAGGAACGTAGAGCTCCGTTATCAGGCTTACGGACCTCTGAGTAATGAGAACATTGGCCCTGAGCAGCGCATTACTCACATTCGCTCTTTGATCGACGCTGGCCAATtcgaggaagccattgaagaaTCCGACGCTCTGATGGAAATTGGGCTTCAGGGGCTTCGCTACCTTCAGACTTATGACTGGCTGTTCCTACGTGCTTTGATCACTGTTGGTTATTTGGGATGGATGACCTATGCGACCACCACTGTCCTTTCCTTATATGTGGTTCAGGAGAGCATTCCTCCTCAACGCACATTGTTTGGATCGGCGTTTTTTTCCTCAGTACTTGTTGCACTTTACTCATCCTTCGTTGTCTCTAAATCCCCACTTGCATACTATCTGTATGCATTTTTTCCTGTTTTGTTTTGGGAAGAGGTATATGCTAGAAGAGCCAGTGTTGCCAAAGGTTTCAAGACTCTGTTTGGCAATATCAAGTCTGGTGGTGCGGTTGCAGCGCTGATTTTCAACGTTGTCCTCTATTTTGGTATCATCCAGTCTCTG GCCATTGGATACATTCATCGTGAAGTCCTGACGGGGCTTTTCGTCTTGGGTGCTTTCTGGCCAACAACGATGGGCGTTTCATTCTTGAAGTCTCATGTATTCTTGACCCTCTTGTggttcttttcttgcttggctATGAGTACTTTCACTCTCCTGCCTGCGATGAAGGTCGAAGATGTATCCCTAAT CTTGATCGGCGGTGGATTGATGACTGTCATCGGTCTTGCATACTTGGTCCTCGAAGATTTTATTCTCTCTGATTTTACCACCTTCAAAAGCAAATCAAAGCGTCTTCATACAAGTCGGACACTCCTTGGTACTCAA ATTGGCCTTATCGTACTTGCGATGCTCGTCACGCACTCCAGTGCCACTTCACTGCAAGCCAAGCTCGGTCTTCCAAGGGGCAACCAAGTAGTCGGCTGGGCCGTCTTGG TCGTGTCGCTCCTCATGCCCTTGGCATATCGGCTACAGCCTAACAGCCACTATATGCATCGCCTTGCAATCATCTTCCTGACCTGCGCACCTAcgttcatcatcttgacaattTCATATGAAGGTCTATTCTATGTGGCCTTCAGCGTCACTTTATTAGCTTGGGTGCGCCTCGAGTACGCGGTACATGCATTCTCAAAGGGCGGAGCCCAGAGCGAGGCAGCTGTCGCTGAGCAGCAGAAACGTGAATTGGGTACATTCCGGCCATTGACCCTTTCAGATGCACGGATAGCACTGTTCTTTATGGTTTTGCTACAgtcagccttcttcagtACCGGCAATattgcttccatctcatcttttAGCTTGGAAAGTGTATCGAGGCTTATCCCAGTGTTTGATCCTTTCTCGCAGGGCGCATTGCtgattctcaagatcatcattcCATTTTTCCTGATATCAGCGAACTTGGGAGTTCTAAACAAGAGATTAGGTGTTGCACCATCTGCGCTCTTCATGGTCGTCCTCACAGTCAGTGATGTTTTGACACTCTACTTTTTCTGGGTTGTGAAAGATGAGGGTTCATGGCTGGAAATTGGTTCAACGATCACACATTTTGCAATCGCCAGTTTCTTGTGTGTGTTTGTTGCAGCACTTGAGCTGGTGAGTGCGGCATTCATCGCCGGCATTGAAGTCGAGCATGAACGACCGGCTGTCGCCAATGGCATCAAGCCCGAGACAAACGGCAAAGTTCCGTCAAAGTCACTTGCAGGGTAG
- a CDS encoding cutinase transcription factor 1 alpha, whose translation MDVDMSSGSGTPQAQPQQQQPELQSSVPAPPAPSTSTSTSAGGVSFRRQRASRACETCHARKVRCDAASLGVPCTNCVAFQIECRIPNPKRKKTQGSGSQTNKDSDSDRGDANEDPSPRPVAPSSTSSLTPRAPSVYHSNNGTPPTNWTEAQARKEEVDSGTYLDLVMKPKFTRAPITEAGRVAYLGESSNLTLLVHDRQGSADVVHYPLPENVRGSRARLTELDNVEIDILHQRGAFLLPPRSLCDELIDAYFKWVHPIVPVINRTRFMRQYRDPKNPPSLLLLQSVLLAGTRACNNPQLMDANGSTTPAALTFYKRAKALYDANYEDDRVTIVQSLLLMGWYWEGPEDVTKNVFYWSRVATIVAQGSGMHRSVEQSQLSRADKRLWKRIWWSLFTRDRSVAVALGRPVHINLDDADVEMLTEDDFIEDEVDRVSEYPPDPIHVQFFLEYVKLCEIMGLVLSQQYSVASKGRQRNAIDLTHSDMALADWLQNCPKIVYWEMPRHHFWSALLHSNYYTTLCLLHRAHMPPGGSSRLPDPSPYPSRNIAFQAAAMITSIVENLAAHDQLRYCPAFVVYSLFSALIMHVYQMKSPVPSIQQVTQDRLRSCMSAMKEISRVWLVGKMVYALFESIMGNKVLEERLQRAEGKRHRNLRQSLSHLEQQQNRQAEAPKRKYDDMAIDFGTTTPQPQESYERSRPQTPSAVKVESGSTMQPPPVTSPNARQSAADTFMGGTNSRPQTRPATPFNPSFSVPPTPPDLYLVTRNSPNLSQSLWENFQPDQLFPDSAAMPAFPNLSPTQTHSNLDHNAMGSVPPNNGQGGMHNPQAGHYQQRGNGMMPQGFQGHSNMWQPNMDPNLPEGQSPDSWSTASGPGQAVPTTLNVEDWFQFFGINGTDANHINLDMPLG comes from the exons ATGGACGTGGACATGTCGTCAGGCAGCGGCACGCCGCAGGCGcaaccacagcagcagcagccagagTTGCAGTCGTCGGTACCAGCTCCGCCCGCTCCAAGCACCTCAACATCGACTTCCGCTGGCGGAGTGAGTTTTCGAAG ACAGCGAGCATCGCGTGCATGCGAG ACTTGTCATGCTAGAAAG GTTCGATGCGACGCCGCAAGTCTCGGTGTGCCCTGCACCAATTGCGTTGCTTTCCAGATCGAGTGTCGTATCCCGAATCCGAAGCGCAAAAAGACACAGGGCTCTGGCAGCCAAACCAATAAAGACTCTGATAG CGATCGCGGCGATGCGAACGAAGACCCTTCACCGCGCCCCGTGGCTCCTTCGAGCACTTCATCACTCACCCCGCGAGCTCCTTCGGTATATCATTCCAACAATGGCACACCTCCCACCAACTGGactgaagctcaagcacGCAAAGAAGAGGTCGACAGTGGGACCtatcttgaccttgtaaTGAAACCCAAGTTTACACGCGCTCCCATTACCGAAGCTGGGCGGGTTGCATACCTTGGCGAATCATCCAATCTGACTCTACTTGTCCATGATCGTCAAGGCTCAGCAGATGTTGTGCACTATCCACTGCCGGAAAACGTCCGCGGTTCCCGAGCTCGACTTACTGAACTTGACAACGTCGAAATCGATATCTTGCATCAAAGAGGGGCATTTCTGCTGCCTCCGCGATCACTATGCgacgagctcatcgacgCTTACTTTAAATGGGTGCATCCTATCGTACCCGTCATCAATCGTACCCGTTTCATGCGACAGTATCGAGACCCTAAGAACCCACCATCgttacttcttcttcaatccgTTCTTCTGGCGGGTACTCGGGCCTGCAACAAcccacagctgatggatGCCAACGGTTCAACGACTCCTGCTGCTCTCACATTCTACAAACGTGCCAAGGCCCTGTACGATGCAAACTATGAAGACGATCGTGTGACAATTGTTCAGTCCCTCCTTTTGATGGGCTGGTACTGGGAAGGGCCAGAAGACGTCACTAAAAATGTCTTCTATTGGAGTCGTGTGGCGACGATTGTTGCGCAAGGCTCAGGCATGCATCGATCCGTGGAACAGTCACAACTGAGCCGGGCAGACAAAAGGCTGTGGAAGCGCATATGGTGGTCCCTCTTCACCCGCGATCGCTCAGTCGCAGTTGCTCTGGGTCGCCCAGTTCacatcaaccttgacgatgcagatgttgagatgttgactGAGGACGACTTTATTGAGGACGAGGTCGATCGAGTAAGCGAGTATCCTCCTGATCCTATCCACGTGCAATTTTTTCTCGAATATGTCAAACTGTGCGAAATCATGGGCCTGGTCCTATCACAGCAGTACTCGGTGGCATCAAAAGGAAGACAACGAAATGCCATCGACCTCACACACAGCGACATGGCTTTAGCTGACTGGCTACAAAATTGCCCAAAAATCGTCTATTGGGAGATGCCTCGTCATCATTTCTGGTCCGCGTTATTACACTCGAACTACTATACAACGctgtgtcttcttcatcgagcCCATATGCCGCCGGGTGGCTCATCACGATTGCCTGACCCTTCACCTTACCCCTCACGCAATATCGCTTTTCAAGCGGCAGCTATGATCACATCGATCGTGGAAAACCTCGCCGCACATGACCAGTTGAGATACTGTCCAGCCTTTGTTGTGTATAGTCTGTTTTCTGCTCTCATCATGCATGTCTATCAGATGAAGTCTCCAGTGCCATCGATCCAGCAGGTGACACAGGATAGACTGCGCAGCTGCATGTCGGCCATGAAGGAGATTTCACGAGTATGGCTTGTTGGAAAGATGGTGTATGCTCTCTTTGAGTCCATCATGGGCAATAAGGTACTGGAAGAGCGGCTACAAAGAGCTGAGGGTAAGCGACACCGGAATTTGCGCCAAAGTCTCTCGCACCTTGAGCAGCAACAGAATCGACAGGCGGAGGCGCCGAAGAGGAAGTACGACGACATGGCCATCGACTTCGGCACCACtactcctcagcctcaagaatCGTATGAGAGGTCGCGCCCTCAGACTCCGAGCGCTGTCAAGGTCGAATCGGGAAGCACGATGCAGCCGCCACCAGTCACGTCACCTAACGCGCGACAGAGTGCAGCAGATACGTTCATGGGCGGAACGAACTCGCGCCCGCAAACTCGGCCAGCGACACCTTTCAACCCATCATTCTCTGTACCACCAACACCTCCTGACCTCTATCTCGTTACGAGGAATTCTCCAAACTTATCACAGTCCCTTTGGGAAAACTTCCAGCCTGACCAGTTATTCCCGGATAGTGCTGCCATGCCAGCTTTCCCTAACCTGTCACCAACACAAACACACTCCAATCTCGATCACAATGCAATGGGCTCCGTCCCTCCGAACAACGGACAAGGCGGGATGCATAACCCACAAGCAGGGCATTATCAACAACGAGGGAATGGGATGATGCCCCAAGGTTTTCAGGGACATTCTAATATGTGGCAGCCAAACATGGATCCAAACTTGCCAGAAGGACAGAGCCCAGACAGCTGGAGCACTGCCTCGGGGCCAGGGCAAGCGGTGCCAACAACACTAAATGTCGAAGACTG GTTCCAATTCTTTGGCATCAACGGGACCGACGCTAATCATATTAACCTTGACATGCCCCTCGGCTGA
- a CDS encoding V-type H+-transporting ATPase subunit H, translating into MAQGYAVFIGLVVIAALCVASWFLAPKGENQVLWRSSAILAIVSCYLMWAITFLAQLHPLIAPRKSGIREEHLH; encoded by the exons ATGGCTCAAGG ATACGCCGTCTTCATCGGCCTCGTTGTCATTGCCGCCCTATGCGTGGCATCGTGGTTCCTTGCTCCCAAGGGTGAAAACCAAGT ACTCTGGCGATCCTCTGCTATCCTGGCCATCGTAAGCTGCTACCTCATGTGGGCGATTACGTTCCTCGCCCAACTTCACCCTCTTATTGCGCCGAGAAAAAGCGGTATCCGAGAAGAGCACCTCCACTAG
- a CDS encoding hypothetical protein (At least one base has a quality score < 10) — translation MIITSISTAEVRVVLRVYFLVILALTGFFVRRVLHGRNKLRILGGSSILATRALNSLDGLDLLLAPLKLRALPSGAFGFSFLLFLFVLGKAADLLTSYLVVNRLIQSRCSFGQGLVFDDGTNLPMPPFNGRPFQVVQNAQLLAVNNSCPYGLYKKLNADSSFCPENRDILGSWNCNIVNDQTPQSWPSGTNSSDIARSMNQKGLIYDNGYVEQTQWSSGFVNHLVIWSTSATLDSDGSLWSVKAAVETTYKSEDDIQLTPLTCSVSASGAEQTIRGMASGTALKEWVPTFQGLMYNGFNTTAIQDVQDALAILLNTMTMISGGNNYLLAEPGPGQDKTQGCLASAAYVPTVIVVIFLAVAGLGITAFVAWCITSIRLFRSPSELEALPLSAEEWATFAAREYLSTANNNHSVVVAPVETFELKSFSVGFSQPNIGRIGMFQRRQGNLLNQ, via the coding sequence ATGATCATTACCTCGATAAGCACGGCTGAAGTCCGAGTGGTTCTTCGTGTATATTTCCTCGTTATCCTTGCCCTGACAGGTTTCTTTGTACGCAGGGTTCTCCATGGTCGCAACAAGCTTCGCATATTGGGTGGAAGTAGCATCCTGGCCACGCGGGCACTCAATTCTCTTGATGGGCTGGACCTTTTGCTTGCTCCCCTGAAACTCCGAGCTCTTCCTAGCGGTGCATttggcttctccttcttactcttcttgtttgtcCTGGGGAAAGCTGCCGATCTTCTCACGTCCTACCTCGTTGTCAACCGCTTGATCCAATCACGCTGCTCGTTCGGTCAGGGCCTTGTCTTTGACGATGGTACAAATCTTCCCATGCCGCCATTCAACGGACGGCCTTTCCAAGTTGTGCAGAATGCACAGTTGTTGGCCGTCAATAACTCATGTCCTTACGGTCTCTACAAGAAACTGAATGCAGATTCAAGCTTCTGCCCAGAGAATAGAGACATTCTCGGATCATGGAACtgcaacatcgtcaacgaccAGACACCGCAGAGCTGGCCGTCTGGAACGAACTCTTCAGATATCGCTCGGTCCATGAATCAGAAAGGACTGATATACGACAATGGCTACGTCGAACAAACCCAGTGGTCATCTGGATTCGTTAACCACCTCGTTATCTGGAGCACGTCCGCAACTCTCGACAGCGACGGGTCTTTGTGGTCTGTCAAAGCAGCCGTCGAAACAACGTACAAGTCAGAGGATGATATCCAGCTGACTCCACTAACTTGCTCCGTCTCAGCATCAGGTGCAGAGCAAACCATAAGAGGCATGGCATCTGGAACAGCTCTGAAAGAATGGGTCCCGACTTTTCAAGGTTTGATGTACAACGGTttcaacaccaccgccatCCAGGACGTACAAGATGCACTGGCAATACTGTTGAATACCATGACTATGATATCCGGTGGAAACAACTACCTTCTCGCTGAGCCGGgaccaggccaagacaaGACCCAGGGATGTCTTGCAAGTGCAGCGTACGTCCCAACCGTCATTGTggtcatcttcctcgctgtGGCAGGTCTTGGTATCACGGCGTTTGTTGCATGGTGCATAACCTCAATCCGTCTATTCCGATCCCCATCTGAGTTGGAGGCACTCCCCCTGAGCGCTGAAGAGTGGGCAACTTTTGCAGCGAGAGAATACCTCAGTACTGCGAACAACAATCACAGTGTTGTCGTGGCACCAGTGGAGACTTTTgagttgaagagcttcagcgTCGGATTCTCTCAGCCTAATATTGGAAGAATAGGCATGTTCCAGAGAAGGCAAGGGAATCTTTTGAATCAGTGA
- a CDS encoding hypothetical protein (At least one base has a quality score < 10) — MEHTFLTIHNLHPDANILYASDSIFEILGYSPQDVINKSAFEFFHPDEIPYARSVHSRGVLLDKAAVLHYARLRSRDGRWVSSECCFSIVHDILFACISIYRRDAKSERRALDAPQVRRLFSRSPRDPRYHMLQHLSPKFRLPPVEREPRAALILNRFTRTLTIMFATDAVASILGVPADQVQHKSFYECIRETCLDDALKCIESAKANDSIAYLRFWSRDPRRPEDFEEEDSNVDEESTIDGVVGRNGSEGPRYFRNGTANSPYPDQNGSGSGLMAPSQQRRAESRRSSDSEGGGVKLDGAMDLDSNSNSLRGSAGPSIKVEPDVDMQDGSTSNEISGESRTTSSNTLGSSSRATRYQTPLTPQSPPSPEDNLSQARRSRNHQARHSAPSVELEAVVSCTSDGLVVILRRARPQIPSVEPPQIPSAFDHGVFAAPWAQQPVYPRYHPEAVHNFQASYAPHHMPLRSGIQAAGGPPMDQLMQSIRDVAVFAWALVGINGNIASYGHGQPSGEAQPPDGLPIWDPEAGDASYEGPYNQAAQRWAQEAQRQQPSFHQQDSVSTEFSMEGTADYTTTGLGYQNHAANGHGNAWYSQPSAHQRNQEAFAQNSRQHHQDPSNMAASSVNLHSSQLDDGQHWLGNPQVPTTSAEDHPHNPPNGWN; from the exons ATGGAGCATACTTTCTTGACTATACATA ATTTACATCCTGACGCTAATATCCTTTACGCGTCTGATTCCATTTTTGAAATTCTTGGATACTCTCCACAAGACGTCATCAATAAGTCTGCTTTTGAGTTCTTTCATCCTGATGAAATCCCGTACGCGCGATCCGTCCATAGTCGTGGCGTCTTGCTGGACAAGGCTGCCGTTTTGCACTATGCACGCCTTCGCTCTCGTGACGGTCGCTGGGTAAGCAGTGAATGCTGCTTCTCAATCGTCCACGATATTCTTTTTGCTTGTATAAGTATCTACAGGCGTGATGCCAAGAGTGAGA GACGAGCTCTGGACGCACCACAGGTCCGGCGTCTCTTCTCGCGCTCTCCTCGAGACCCACGATATCACATGTTGCAACACCTGTCCCCCAAGTTCAGGTTGCCACCTGTAGAGCGTGAGCCTCGAGCTGCTCTTATCCTTAATCGGTTTACTAGAACATTGACTATTATGTTTGCAACCGATGCTGTCGCATCCATCCTCGGCGTTCCTGCCGATCAAGTTCAGCATAAAAGCTTCTACGAATGCATTCGAGAGACCTGCTTGGATGATGCACTCAAGTGCATCGAGAGTGCGAAAGCCAACGATTCCATTGCTTACCTGCGATTCTGGTCTCGCGATCCACGACGACCCGAAGActtcgaggaagaagacagcaatgttgatgaggagtcGACaattgatggtgttgtgggaCGAAATGGAAGCGAGGGGCCCCGTTACTTTAGAAACGGCACCGCTAACAGTCCATACCCAGATCAGAATGGATCTGGAAGCGGCTTGATGGCTCCGAGCCAGCAACGACGTGCCGAAAGCCGCCGGTCTAGCGATTCTGAGGGAGGTGGTGTTAAGTTGGATGGTGCTATGGATCTCGATTCGAATTCCAACTCCCTGCGGGGTTCGGCAGGTCCTTCCATCAAGGTAGAACCTGATGTGGACATGCAGGATGGCAGTACCTCCAACGAAATATCAGGCGAATCCCGCACTACGAGCTCCAATACCCTGGGCTCTAGCTCACGAGCAACTCGTTACCAGACTCCTCTCACACCACAGTCACCGCCATCGCCTGAGGATAACCTGTCCCAGGCACGCAGATCTCGCAACCACCAAGCACGACACTCGGCACCTTCTGTCGAGTTGGAAGCAGTCGTCTCATGTACCTCTGACGGTCTTGTCGTTATCCTCCGCCGAGCAAGGCCTCAGATTCCCAGTGTTGAGCCTCCCCAAATTCCTTCTGCCTTCGACCACGGCGTTTTTGCTGCCCCATGGGCGCAACAACCTGTGTATCCCCGGTATCATCCCGAGGCTGTTCACAATTTCCAAGCTTCATATGCCCCGCACCATATGCCACTGCGAAGCGGTATTCAAGCTGCCGGTGGGCCCCCTATGGATCAGCTCATGCAATCCATTAGAGATGTTGCTGTATTTGCTTGGGCCCTTGTGGGCATTAACGGAAACATAGCATCTTATGGTCATGGACAGCCGTCAGGAGAGGCTCAGCCTCCCGATGGTCTTCCCATATGGGACCCTGAAGCGGGAGACGCCTCATACGAAGGGCCTTACAACCAGGCTGCTCAGCGGTGGGCTCAAGAGGCCCAACGACAGCAGCCATCGTTCCATCAGCAGGACTCGGTATCAACTGAGTTTTCAATGGAGGGAACAGCAGACTACACTACGACTGGCCTGGGATATCAGAACCATGCGGCCAATGGCCATGGTAATGCATGGTATTCACAACCATCAGCCCATCAGCGCAACCAAGAGGCATTTGCCCAGAACAgccgtcaacaccatcaggaTCCTTCCAACATGGCGGCTTCTTCAGTGAACCTACATTCAAGCCAGTTGGACGACGGGCAGCATTGGCTTGGAAACCCCCAAGTTCCCACCACGTCAGCCGAGGATCATCCCCATAATCCTCCAAACGGATGGAATTGA